One region of Trinickia violacea genomic DNA includes:
- a CDS encoding IS4 family transposase, with amino-acid sequence MLVDDLPLLVDSHPPFEWDRLGEHLPYEWIEQAVQASGSASLRRRRLPAQQVVWLVIALALYRHQSISEVVDGLELALPAPDASFVSKSAITQARQRTGAAPLAWLFHESARNWVAQDQAQYLFKGFSLFAMDGTTLRTADSAANRRHFGASAAVHDRVGSYPQLRAVTLTAIPTHLVRDVEFGPYDVNEMISARELMPRVPENSITVFDKGFLSAQLLCSLVAGGENRHFIIPAKSNTRWEVLSGESGDQMVRMRVSPQARKACPELPESWQARAVLAVDAGGRQRVLLTSLSDRQRFKAGDIVSCYERRWQIETSYRELKQSMLGMELTLRSQTVEGVYQEFWGALIAYNLIRLEMAKAALEAGRTPEELSFIRAFHTIQYEMTWAAVTRSYGKLPALLARLRERLKQLPNEKRPGRSCARAVKSRPFRYTVRYLKRDLN; translated from the coding sequence ATGCTGGTTGACGACCTTCCTCTTCTTGTCGATTCACACCCACCGTTCGAATGGGACCGGCTGGGCGAGCATCTGCCGTACGAATGGATCGAGCAGGCAGTTCAGGCCAGCGGCAGTGCCAGCCTGCGCCGTCGTCGTCTGCCAGCGCAGCAGGTGGTGTGGCTGGTGATCGCACTGGCGTTGTACCGGCATCAGTCAATCAGCGAGGTCGTTGACGGGCTGGAACTTGCGCTTCCCGCGCCCGATGCGTCGTTTGTCAGCAAGAGCGCCATCACCCAGGCACGGCAACGCACCGGCGCCGCGCCGCTGGCGTGGCTCTTTCACGAGTCCGCCAGGAACTGGGTTGCCCAGGATCAGGCGCAATACCTCTTCAAGGGATTCTCGCTGTTCGCCATGGACGGCACCACGCTGCGCACGGCCGACAGTGCCGCCAACCGCAGGCACTTCGGGGCATCCGCGGCCGTGCATGACCGGGTGGGCAGCTATCCCCAGTTGCGTGCCGTTACGCTCACCGCCATTCCCACGCATCTGGTACGCGATGTCGAATTCGGCCCTTATGACGTCAACGAGATGATCTCGGCGCGTGAACTCATGCCGCGTGTGCCGGAGAACTCCATTACGGTGTTCGATAAAGGGTTCCTGTCCGCCCAGCTGCTGTGCAGCCTGGTCGCGGGCGGGGAGAACCGGCATTTCATCATTCCGGCCAAGTCCAATACACGCTGGGAGGTGCTCAGTGGTGAGTCCGGCGATCAGATGGTGCGCATGCGCGTGTCGCCGCAGGCGCGAAAGGCGTGTCCGGAGCTGCCCGAGTCCTGGCAGGCCCGTGCCGTGCTCGCCGTCGATGCCGGTGGCCGGCAGCGGGTATTGCTGACTTCCCTGAGCGATCGGCAGCGGTTTAAGGCCGGTGACATCGTGTCCTGCTACGAACGTCGCTGGCAAATCGAGACCAGCTACCGTGAATTGAAGCAATCGATGCTGGGCATGGAGTTGACCCTTCGCAGTCAGACCGTGGAAGGCGTCTACCAGGAGTTCTGGGGCGCTTTGATCGCCTACAACCTGATTCGCCTGGAGATGGCGAAGGCTGCCCTGGAGGCCGGCCGCACACCCGAGGAGCTGAGCTTCATCAGGGCGTTTCACACGATCCAGTACGAAATGACGTGGGCGGCCGTCACGCGCTCGTACGGCAAACTCCCTGCGCTACTCGCGCGCCTGCGCGAGCGCCTCAAGCAGCTTCCCAACGAAAAACGGCCCGGGCGCTCATGCGCTCGGGCCGTCAAGTCCAGACCTTTCCGTTACACCGTCCGGTACCTGAAGCGGGACCTTAACTGA
- a CDS encoding outer membrane protein assembly factor BamD yields MRALNTIIKSALGAAAHAAKRAIKPASTYLALGAVVALVAACHGLPQKTDETATWSNNKLYSEAQDALTGGDWGKCAKYFEALEGRDPFGHFAQQAQINVAYCNWKDSETAAADTAIDRFIQLHPDHPDIAYAYYLKGMIHFNDDLGLFGRFSGQDMSERDPKSLRESYDAFKVVVDKYPNSKYAPDAAARMRYIVNALASHEVHAADYYYRRGAYVAAINRAQLAIKEYKNAPAIEDALHIMMLSYTQLNEPQLAEDTKRVLAATFPDSPYITGHSRSGASKSWWQIW; encoded by the coding sequence ATGCGAGCCCTGAACACCATCATCAAATCGGCCCTCGGCGCGGCCGCCCATGCGGCAAAGCGCGCAATCAAACCCGCTAGCACCTATTTGGCACTGGGCGCAGTCGTTGCGCTCGTGGCAGCTTGCCACGGCCTGCCGCAAAAGACCGATGAGACGGCGACCTGGTCGAACAACAAATTATACTCGGAGGCCCAAGACGCCTTGACCGGCGGGGATTGGGGCAAGTGCGCGAAGTACTTCGAAGCGCTCGAGGGCCGCGACCCGTTCGGCCACTTCGCTCAGCAGGCGCAGATCAACGTTGCCTACTGCAACTGGAAAGACAGCGAAACGGCCGCCGCCGACACCGCCATCGACCGTTTCATCCAGCTGCACCCGGATCACCCCGATATCGCCTACGCGTACTATCTGAAGGGGATGATCCACTTCAACGACGACCTCGGTCTCTTCGGCCGCTTCTCCGGTCAGGACATGAGCGAGCGCGATCCGAAGTCGCTGCGCGAGTCGTATGACGCGTTCAAGGTCGTGGTCGACAAGTACCCGAACAGCAAGTACGCGCCGGATGCGGCCGCCCGCATGCGCTATATCGTGAACGCGCTCGCGTCGCACGAAGTGCACGCCGCCGACTACTACTATCGCCGCGGCGCTTACGTGGCAGCGATCAACCGTGCCCAGCTCGCGATCAAGGAATACAAGAACGCGCCGGCGATCGAAGATGCGCTGCACATCATGATGCTGTCGTACACGCAATTGAACGAGCCGCAGCTGGCCGAAGATACGAAGCGCGTGCTCGCCGCCACCTTCCCCGATAGCCCGTACATCACGGGGCATTCGCGCTCCGGCGCGTCGAAGTCGTGGTGGCAGATCTGGTGA
- a CDS encoding RluA family pseudouridine synthase, whose amino-acid sequence MTRSSASGANSRNKSGPKDRDKDYSPSAAPADAPAGEPLNDDFSADTSGSLAASGDDAPVAAGRHAGDTAPRVAHVPPELSGERLDKVLAKVFPEFSRSRLQSWIEAERVLVDGVPAKVRQPVPLGATIELTPDLLPEQLAFAPEPVPLDIVYEDDTLVVINKPAGLVVHPAAGNWSGTILNGLLHRYGDAAAGLPRAGIVHRLDKETSGLMVVARTLEAQTDLVRQLQARTVKRRYLALVWGNMPSEGTIDAPIGRDPRERTRMAVVTGASGKRARTHFRTVDETIWERQPVSAIHCDLETGRTHQIRVHCAHIGHPLLGDPVYGRARGKRSVTPLPGGFARQALHAWRLGLIHPQTGRPMQWRADPPEDMVALAEALGLGGGEPELDDDYDVYDDEFDGAGEGYESSYDEDENE is encoded by the coding sequence ATGACCCGCTCAAGTGCTTCAGGCGCCAATTCGCGAAACAAATCCGGCCCCAAAGATCGCGACAAAGATTATAGCCCAAGCGCCGCCCCCGCCGACGCGCCGGCAGGGGAACCCCTAAATGATGATTTTTCGGCCGACACGTCCGGGTCCCTAGCCGCGTCCGGGGATGACGCACCCGTCGCCGCGGGGCGCCATGCCGGCGACACCGCACCGCGAGTCGCGCATGTCCCTCCCGAGCTCTCCGGCGAGCGGCTCGACAAGGTGCTCGCGAAGGTGTTTCCCGAGTTCTCGCGCAGCCGCTTGCAAAGCTGGATCGAAGCGGAGCGCGTGCTTGTCGACGGGGTGCCCGCGAAAGTGCGCCAGCCGGTGCCGCTCGGCGCGACCATCGAACTGACGCCCGATTTGCTGCCCGAGCAGCTCGCGTTCGCGCCCGAGCCTGTGCCGCTCGACATCGTCTACGAAGACGACACGCTCGTCGTCATCAACAAGCCCGCGGGGCTCGTCGTGCATCCGGCTGCGGGCAACTGGAGCGGCACGATCCTCAACGGCCTCTTGCATCGCTACGGCGACGCGGCGGCCGGCCTGCCGCGCGCGGGCATCGTGCACCGGCTCGACAAGGAGACCTCGGGACTCATGGTCGTCGCGCGCACGCTCGAAGCACAGACCGATCTCGTGCGCCAGTTGCAGGCGCGCACGGTCAAGCGCCGCTATCTCGCGCTCGTGTGGGGCAACATGCCGTCCGAAGGCACGATCGACGCGCCGATCGGCCGCGATCCCCGCGAACGCACGCGGATGGCCGTCGTGACCGGCGCTTCGGGCAAGCGGGCGCGGACGCATTTTCGTACGGTCGACGAAACAATTTGGGAGCGCCAGCCTGTGTCGGCGATTCATTGCGATCTGGAGACCGGCCGCACGCATCAGATCCGTGTGCACTGTGCGCACATCGGCCACCCGCTGCTCGGGGACCCCGTCTATGGACGCGCGCGCGGCAAGCGTTCGGTGACGCCGCTGCCGGGCGGCTTCGCGCGCCAGGCGCTGCACGCATGGCGGCTTGGCCTGATCCATCCGCAGACCGGACGCCCGATGCAATGGCGTGCCGACCCGCCCGAGGACATGGTCGCGCTGGCTGAGGCGCTGGGCCTCGGCGGCGGCGAGCCCGAACTCGACGACGACTATGATGTCTACGACGACGAGTTCGACGGCGCGGGCGAAGGCTACGAATCGTCCTACGACGAAGACGAGAACGAATAA